One genomic window of Globicephala melas chromosome 8, mGloMel1.2, whole genome shotgun sequence includes the following:
- the INS gene encoding insulin translates to MVLWLRLGPLLALLALWAPAPARAFVNQHLCGSHLVEALYLVCGERGFFYTPKARREVEGPQVGAVELGGGPGAGGLQPPALEGPPQKRGIVEQCCTSICSLYQLENYCN, encoded by the exons ATGGTCCTGTGGCTGCGCCTTGGGCCCCTGCTGGCCCTGCTGGCCCTCTGGGCGCCCGCCCCTGCCCGGGCCTTCGTCAACCAGCACCTGTGCGGCTCCCACCTGGTGGAGGCGCTGTACCTGGTGTGCGGGGAGCGTGGCTTCTTCTACACGCCCAAGGCCCGCCGGGAGGTGGAGGGCCCGCAGG TGGGGGCCGTGGAGCTGGGTGGAGGCCCCGGTGCCGGCGGCCTGCAGCCCCCGGCCCTGGAGGGGCCCCCGCAGAAGCGCGGCATCGTGGAGCAGTGCTGCACCAGCATTTGCTCCCTCTACCAGCTGGAGAACTACTGCAACTAG